The Desulfovibrio subterraneus genome has a segment encoding these proteins:
- a CDS encoding tetratricopeptide repeat protein, which yields MSAELTRARQQLNQIRSLLKQGKYQPAAQAYHDALLTFLKNPLMKAEKEEFQRLLEDNAHHLNNDKELRKVFPLMIQYAPGKERDILDIIKELLQELMNSAANEAQLIMSMMDKRKQDELERGQQLLDARQYTEASAVFKALVTEFSNDPELKGNIGDKFIKAGRYEEAYEYLAAAIDESPESIHFYNRIGIALRKLGKFDVAEKYFARAVKFAGRDPHLFFNLGRLYVDWKRWDKCAKAACMAIKLSPDFEEAKKMLLFANKKMGKE from the coding sequence ATGTCCGCCGAACTGACAAGGGCCAGGCAACAGCTTAACCAGATCCGCTCACTGCTCAAGCAGGGCAAGTACCAGCCTGCTGCGCAGGCGTATCATGATGCGCTGCTGACCTTTCTTAAAAATCCGCTGATGAAGGCGGAGAAAGAAGAGTTTCAGCGCCTGCTGGAAGATAACGCGCACCACCTGAATAACGACAAGGAACTGCGCAAGGTCTTTCCGCTCATGATACAATACGCGCCCGGCAAAGAGCGCGATATTCTGGACATCATCAAGGAGCTGCTGCAGGAGCTCATGAACTCTGCTGCCAACGAGGCACAGCTGATCATGAGCATGATGGACAAGCGCAAGCAGGATGAGCTTGAGCGCGGCCAGCAGCTTCTGGATGCACGCCAGTACACCGAGGCCAGCGCCGTCTTCAAGGCTCTGGTTACCGAGTTTTCCAACGACCCTGAATTGAAGGGGAACATCGGTGACAAGTTCATCAAGGCAGGAAGGTATGAAGAAGCTTATGAGTACCTTGCAGCCGCCATTGACGAGAGCCCGGAATCAATACACTTCTACAACCGCATAGGCATTGCCCTGCGCAAGCTCGGCAAGTTTGATGTGGCGGAGAAGTACTTTGCAAGGGCCGTAAAGTTTGCGGGAAGAGACCCCCATCTCTTCTTCAACCTCGGCCGGCTGTATGTGGACTGGAAACGCTGGGACAAGTGTGCCAAGGCCGCCTGCATGGCCATAAAGCTCAGTCCGGACTTTGAGGAAGCCAAAAAAATGCTCCTCTTCGCCAACAAAAAAATGGGAAAGGAATAA
- a CDS encoding ribonucleoside triphosphate reductase, with protein MPKQILKRDGCLETWSIDRISQAILKALKASGIKDPLLARRMARKVEQKLADTEIAPQEQVQDMVEQVLMESRLYHVAKRYIIYREQRRQLREQTAAYLDIRETIDNYLDKADWRVHENANMTHSFQGLMLHLSGTLQAKYALEKYPVEIRQAHEHGYFHIHDLSFGLAGYCAGWSLRDLLLEGFNLDGRASAGPAKHMDTALGQMINFLGTLQNEWAGAQAFNNVDTYLAPFVRNDGLNYKQVRQAIQKFIFNLNTTSRWGGQSPFTNLTLDLVAPKHIATEPVIIGGKYLDSTYGEYGEEMAMINKAFLEVMLAGDHDGRIFSFPIPTYNVTKDFPWDSEIGDLLMQLTAKYGVPYFQNFINSDLNPEDVRSMCCRLQMDLRELRKKTGGLFGAGDLTGSIGVVTLNLPKLAYLSEGEEDFLDLITEYAELAKESLEFKRKMIQENLDRGMFPWSARYLKNGFRAHFSTIGLVGGHEACLNLLGKGIDTESGIRLMQRMLNHLRDLTSRYQEETGNLYNLEATPAEGTSYRLARIDKKLYEDIKASGNGTPYYTNSTALPVGNTNDVFSALEHQDKLQPLYTGGTVFHTYLGEAVADHKALKKFIVKAFSKTKMPYISITPTFSICKDHGYLQGEQEKCPTCGNEAEVYTRIVGYYRPVSQWNKGKQMEYDDRVCYNGM; from the coding sequence ATGCCGAAACAGATATTGAAACGGGACGGGTGTCTGGAAACCTGGTCCATAGACCGGATTTCGCAAGCCATTCTGAAAGCCCTGAAGGCCAGCGGCATTAAGGATCCGCTCCTTGCCCGCCGCATGGCCCGCAAGGTGGAGCAGAAGCTTGCAGACACGGAAATAGCACCGCAGGAACAGGTGCAGGACATGGTAGAACAGGTGCTCATGGAGTCCCGCCTCTACCATGTGGCCAAGCGGTATATCATATACCGTGAACAGCGCCGCCAGCTGCGCGAGCAGACCGCCGCCTATCTCGATATCAGGGAAACCATCGACAACTACCTGGACAAGGCCGACTGGCGCGTTCACGAGAACGCGAACATGACGCATTCCTTCCAGGGGTTGATGCTGCACCTTTCCGGCACCCTGCAGGCCAAGTACGCCCTTGAAAAGTACCCTGTGGAAATCCGCCAGGCGCACGAGCACGGCTATTTCCACATCCACGACCTTTCCTTCGGTCTGGCCGGGTATTGTGCCGGCTGGAGCCTGCGCGACCTGCTGCTTGAAGGCTTCAATCTTGACGGACGCGCAAGCGCCGGGCCTGCCAAGCACATGGATACCGCGCTGGGGCAGATGATAAACTTCCTTGGTACGCTGCAGAACGAATGGGCCGGTGCTCAGGCGTTCAATAACGTGGATACCTACCTTGCCCCCTTTGTGCGCAACGACGGCCTCAACTACAAGCAGGTGCGTCAGGCCATTCAGAAGTTCATCTTCAACCTGAACACCACGTCGCGCTGGGGCGGGCAGAGTCCCTTCACCAACCTGACGCTGGACCTTGTTGCGCCCAAGCATATCGCCACCGAACCCGTCATCATAGGCGGCAAGTATCTGGATTCTACCTACGGCGAATACGGCGAAGAAATGGCCATGATCAACAAGGCCTTCCTCGAAGTGATGCTGGCGGGTGACCATGACGGCCGCATATTCTCCTTCCCCATTCCTACGTACAACGTGACCAAGGATTTTCCGTGGGATTCGGAGATTGGCGACCTGCTCATGCAGCTCACCGCAAAGTACGGGGTTCCCTACTTCCAGAACTTCATCAACTCCGACCTTAATCCGGAAGATGTGCGTTCCATGTGCTGCCGACTGCAGATGGACCTGCGCGAGCTGCGCAAGAAGACCGGCGGCCTGTTCGGCGCGGGTGACCTGACCGGCTCCATAGGCGTGGTCACGCTCAACCTGCCCAAGCTGGCCTATCTTTCCGAAGGGGAAGAGGACTTCCTTGATTTGATCACCGAATACGCTGAACTTGCCAAGGAATCCTTGGAGTTCAAGCGCAAGATGATTCAGGAAAACCTTGATCGCGGCATGTTCCCGTGGTCTGCCCGCTACCTGAAGAACGGCTTCCGCGCCCACTTCTCCACCATAGGTCTTGTGGGCGGGCACGAAGCCTGTCTCAACCTGCTGGGCAAGGGCATAGACACCGAGTCCGGCATCCGCCTCATGCAGCGCATGCTGAACCATCTGCGCGACCTCACTTCCCGCTATCAGGAAGAAACCGGCAACCTCTACAACCTCGAAGCCACGCCTGCGGAAGGCACCAGCTACCGCCTTGCCCGCATCGACAAGAAACTCTACGAGGACATCAAGGCTTCCGGTAACGGCACGCCCTATTACACCAACTCCACCGCGCTGCCCGTGGGTAACACCAACGACGTGTTCTCCGCGCTGGAACATCAGGACAAGCTGCAGCCACTTTATACCGGCGGCACCGTGTTCCACACCTATCTCGGCGAAGCCGTGGCAGACCACAAGGCGCTGAAAAAGTTCATCGTAAAGGCCTTCTCCAAGACCAAGATGCCCTACATCTCCATCACGCCCACCTTCTCCATCTGCAAGGACCACGGGTACCTGCAGGGCGAGCAGGAAAAATGCCCCACCTGCGGCAACGAAGCGGAAGTATACACCCGAATCGTGGGCTACTACCGCCCCGTTTCTCAGTGGAACAAGGGCAAGCAGATGGAATATGACGATCGCGTCTGCTACAACGGCATGTAG
- a CDS encoding DUF47 domain-containing protein, which yields MTFKVPFFGLLSERSPMGGLLEHYAQIGKGMGLIRESLECYITGGQCREFNSLQEEVNEVEDKADKIKRNIRNHLPRGLFMAVDKTLFLNYTRSQDNILDAGQDALNWLAMRRVEVPEMFHKQFLDYMDAVDKTLELLGPALEATIGLVQGVGKLDREGVKNTFRAIRYHHKDVFRYKQQLISAIYNSDMEFKDIYQLLHFVECLNEMSHNAENCADMLRAMIAR from the coding sequence ATGACATTCAAAGTACCGTTTTTCGGCTTACTTTCCGAGCGTAGCCCCATGGGCGGCCTGCTGGAACACTATGCGCAGATAGGTAAGGGAATGGGGCTTATCCGCGAGTCGCTGGAATGCTACATTACCGGCGGCCAGTGCCGCGAGTTCAATTCTCTGCAGGAAGAGGTGAACGAGGTTGAGGACAAGGCGGACAAGATCAAGCGCAATATCCGCAACCATCTGCCCCGCGGTCTGTTCATGGCCGTGGATAAGACTCTGTTCCTCAACTACACCCGCAGTCAGGACAACATTCTCGATGCCGGACAGGATGCCCTGAACTGGCTGGCCATGCGCCGCGTCGAGGTGCCGGAAATGTTCCACAAGCAGTTCCTCGATTACATGGACGCCGTGGACAAGACCCTTGAACTGCTCGGACCCGCCCTTGAAGCAACCATCGGCCTTGTGCAGGGTGTGGGCAAGCTGGACCGTGAAGGCGTGAAAAACACCTTCCGCGCCATCCGCTACCACCACAAGGATGTGTTCCGTTACAAGCAGCAGCTCATATCCGCCATTTACAATTCGGATATGGAGTTCAAGGACATTTACCAGCTGCTCCACTTTGTGGAGTGCCTGAACGAAATGTCGCACAACGCAGAGAACTGCGCAGACATGCTGCGGGCGATGATCGCACGCTAG
- a CDS encoding ATP-binding protein yields MKNFSIRNRLLIGTALLLLVTLLPPFYYFDNTLRGDIMNDAEDRAVKGLDTVEHILKEYALPADSNELDARLTRLGERMGMRITYIVDGIVVADSNVPIEDIPSLDPHGGRPEVRQALDGETGLEIRYSTTLKKYLIYVARTVHGANGLQDGVLRVAIPVSVAKERLDRLESGMTWMFLVVILASSLIAYFSTRPLLRSIIELASTAQSIGQGHYNRRIREYPGTEFKPLVDAINGMAHNIEQHLSMLVDQKGRLEAVFNGMNEGVMVFDSAGRIHSFNKALTTIFPGIEQKIGATPIEATMKPELHRMVIDLIEQGEDESGVRTQMELSDSRFFEVNLVPFKDPAGARRVVAVFYDISERERLEKVRRDFVANVSHELKTPLTSIKGFAETLIESPPAKPEQTATFLKTILKNANHMTKMVNSLLVLARTQHKGEMTDLAPVDAHEVIRQSLRDLSHTAQAKNITLEDMLPEGPLSVLGDRDGLMEVFRNLLDNAIKYSPAGSSVSVTARPHEGKMALCVRDQGPGIPEKAKDRIFERFYRIEHPSEPAAKNGSAGLGLAICRRIIKSHGGDIWVESPLDPATGTGAAFFATLQTAERQNADKPE; encoded by the coding sequence ATGAAAAACTTCTCGATCCGGAACAGACTTCTTATCGGCACCGCGCTGCTGCTTTTGGTCACCCTGCTGCCGCCCTTCTACTATTTCGACAACACCCTTCGCGGCGACATCATGAACGACGCAGAGGACAGGGCGGTAAAAGGGCTTGATACTGTTGAACATATTCTCAAGGAATATGCCCTGCCAGCAGACAGCAACGAACTGGATGCACGCCTTACACGCCTTGGCGAACGCATGGGCATGCGCATCACCTACATTGTCGACGGCATCGTCGTTGCCGACTCCAATGTTCCTATCGAAGATATTCCCTCGCTCGACCCGCACGGTGGCAGGCCGGAAGTACGGCAGGCACTGGATGGAGAAACCGGCCTTGAAATCCGCTACTCCACCACCCTCAAGAAGTATCTTATTTATGTTGCCCGCACGGTGCATGGGGCAAACGGCCTGCAGGATGGCGTGCTGCGCGTGGCCATTCCCGTTTCCGTGGCCAAGGAGCGGCTCGACAGGCTGGAATCAGGCATGACATGGATGTTCCTCGTCGTCATTCTGGCCAGTTCGCTCATCGCCTATTTTTCCACAAGGCCGCTGCTTCGTTCCATAATAGAACTGGCGAGCACGGCCCAGAGCATCGGGCAGGGACACTACAACAGGCGCATACGCGAATACCCCGGCACCGAGTTCAAGCCGCTTGTGGACGCCATCAACGGCATGGCGCACAATATTGAGCAGCACCTTTCCATGCTCGTTGACCAGAAAGGCAGGCTGGAAGCCGTATTCAACGGCATGAACGAAGGCGTCATGGTGTTCGATTCGGCGGGGCGCATACATTCCTTCAACAAGGCGCTGACCACCATCTTTCCCGGCATCGAGCAGAAAATCGGCGCAACGCCGATTGAGGCGACCATGAAGCCCGAACTGCACCGCATGGTCATAGACCTTATCGAACAGGGCGAAGACGAATCCGGCGTGCGCACGCAGATGGAACTTTCCGACAGCCGGTTCTTTGAAGTGAACCTTGTTCCCTTCAAGGACCCCGCAGGCGCACGACGCGTTGTGGCCGTGTTTTATGACATAAGCGAGCGCGAACGGCTCGAGAAGGTTCGCCGCGATTTCGTGGCCAACGTTTCGCATGAACTGAAAACGCCCCTCACCAGCATAAAAGGCTTTGCGGAAACCCTTATCGAATCTCCGCCTGCCAAGCCGGAACAGACCGCCACGTTCCTCAAGACCATTCTCAAAAACGCCAACCACATGACCAAGATGGTCAACTCGCTGCTGGTGCTCGCCAGAACCCAGCACAAGGGCGAAATGACCGACCTTGCGCCCGTTGATGCGCATGAGGTTATACGGCAGTCGCTGCGTGACCTTTCGCACACGGCGCAGGCCAAGAACATCACACTTGAGGACATGCTGCCCGAAGGCCCGCTTTCCGTACTCGGTGATCGGGACGGACTTATGGAGGTCTTCCGCAACCTGCTGGATAACGCCATAAAATACAGTCCGGCCGGATCATCGGTCAGCGTTACCGCACGGCCGCATGAAGGCAAGATGGCCCTGTGCGTTCGCGATCAGGGACCCGGCATACCGGAAAAAGCAAAAGATCGCATATTCGAACGCTTCTACCGCATAGAACATCCGTCCGAACCTGCCGCCAAGAACGGGAGCGCCGGACTCGGCCTTGCCATATGCCGCCGCATCATCAAATCCCATGGCGGTGACATATGGGTAGAATCCCCCCTTGATCCCGCAACAGGCACCGGAGCAGCCTTCTTTGCAACGCTGCAGACGGCCGAACGGCAGAATGCAGACAAGCCGGAGTAG
- a CDS encoding inorganic phosphate transporter — MDMYTVFLALSVVAGFLMAFNLGANDVANSMASAVGAKAITCKQAVMIAGILNFVGAVFLGAHVTKTISKGIINPDMIADHRLLMIGMFAALLSASLWVLVATLTALPVSSTHSIVGSILGFGLVAGGPEVVNWSQLGFVVLSWIISPLFGAAIAYLVFWQIRRFILFKSDMIRAARKWAPFWIAVTIVLVMLSFVLKTPFGESLHLSTMGVVGLALAVMAGSWAISRAFISRIIPDVDEQPEAVEGLFRSMQIGTSCYVAISQGANDVANAIGPVAAIYMIARDHKMMASAEVPIWLLVMGGVGIAVGIALLGHKVMATVGEKITQLTNTRGFAVDFGAATTVLMASNLGMPVSTTHAAVGSIVGVGLARGFGAVDFRVLFKIVIYWVLTVPIAAFSSIVIFQLLRWATL; from the coding sequence ATGGATATGTACACCGTTTTCCTGGCTCTATCAGTGGTTGCGGGCTTCCTCATGGCCTTCAACCTGGGGGCCAATGATGTTGCCAACTCCATGGCATCTGCCGTAGGCGCCAAGGCTATCACGTGCAAACAGGCCGTGATGATTGCAGGCATCCTGAATTTTGTGGGTGCCGTTTTTCTGGGCGCTCATGTTACCAAAACGATTTCAAAGGGGATAATCAATCCCGACATGATAGCAGACCACAGGCTGCTCATGATCGGCATGTTTGCGGCGCTTCTTTCGGCGTCGTTGTGGGTTCTGGTGGCTACGCTCACGGCTCTGCCCGTTTCTTCCACGCACTCCATCGTCGGTTCCATTCTCGGGTTCGGTCTGGTTGCCGGCGGGCCGGAAGTGGTCAACTGGAGCCAGCTCGGGTTCGTGGTGCTTTCGTGGATCATTTCTCCCTTGTTTGGTGCGGCCATTGCGTATTTGGTATTCTGGCAGATACGCCGGTTCATCCTGTTCAAGTCGGACATGATCCGGGCGGCGCGCAAGTGGGCTCCGTTCTGGATTGCCGTGACCATTGTGCTGGTTATGCTTTCGTTTGTGCTGAAAACCCCGTTCGGGGAAAGCCTGCATCTGTCCACAATGGGTGTGGTCGGGCTCGCGCTGGCTGTCATGGCCGGCAGCTGGGCCATTTCCCGTGCGTTCATCAGCAGGATTATTCCCGATGTGGATGAACAGCCCGAGGCGGTGGAGGGGTTGTTTCGTTCCATGCAGATAGGAACGAGCTGTTATGTGGCCATATCACAGGGTGCCAATGATGTTGCCAACGCCATCGGCCCTGTTGCTGCCATCTACATGATCGCGCGTGATCATAAGATGATGGCCAGTGCGGAAGTGCCGATATGGCTGCTGGTGATGGGCGGCGTGGGTATTGCCGTGGGTATTGCACTGCTGGGCCACAAGGTTATGGCCACGGTCGGTGAAAAAATAACCCAGCTGACGAATACCCGCGGTTTCGCAGTGGATTTTGGTGCCGCGACCACGGTTCTCATGGCTTCCAACCTTGGCATGCCGGTTTCCACCACCCATGCGGCAGTGGGTTCCATTGTGGGTGTCGGCCTTGCAAGGGGCTTCGGCGCGGTAGACTTCCGCGTCCTGTTCAAGATAGTAATCTATTGGGTGCTGACTGTGCCGATTGCGGCCTTCAGCAGCATTGTGATTTTTCAGCTTCTGCGCTGGGCCACGCTGTAG
- the nfsB gene encoding oxygen-insensitive NAD(P)H nitroreductase, translating to MSDYISLLATRHTTKKFDPTRRIPEATIAAVKQILQLSPSSTNSQPWHFVIAGTEEGKERIARSAHGFYEFNAPKIRNASHVVVLCTKTDIDTAYTDAIVEQERLDGRFPSDEVMAMNKKGREYFTNLHRTELKDARHWMEKQTFIALGNLLIGAAHLGIHACPMEGFDYEVLNRELGLSDKGFYPSVIVSLGYGAADDFNAITPKSRWPLGTIITEM from the coding sequence ATGTCTGATTACATTTCCCTGCTGGCAACGCGGCACACCACCAAGAAATTCGACCCCACCCGCAGAATCCCCGAAGCCACCATCGCTGCCGTAAAGCAGATACTCCAGCTCAGTCCGTCTTCCACCAACTCCCAGCCGTGGCATTTTGTCATTGCAGGCACGGAAGAAGGCAAGGAGCGCATAGCCCGTTCCGCCCACGGCTTCTACGAGTTCAACGCCCCCAAAATCCGCAACGCCTCGCACGTGGTGGTGCTGTGCACCAAAACCGACATAGACACCGCCTACACCGACGCCATTGTGGAGCAGGAACGCCTTGATGGCCGCTTCCCCTCTGACGAGGTCATGGCCATGAACAAGAAGGGCCGCGAATACTTCACCAACCTGCACAGGACCGAACTGAAGGATGCCCGCCACTGGATGGAAAAGCAGACCTTCATCGCACTGGGCAACCTGCTCATCGGCGCGGCCCATCTCGGCATTCACGCATGCCCCATGGAAGGATTCGACTACGAAGTGCTGAACAGGGAACTGGGCCTGAGCGACAAGGGCTTCTATCCCTCGGTCATCGTCTCGCTGGGCTACGGTGCCGCAGATGATTTCAACGCCATTACCCCGAAATCCCGCTGGCCGCTCGGCACCATCATCACTGAAATGTAG
- a CDS encoding methyl-accepting chemotaxis protein, with translation MKLTIGQKLLALVLGSTIVVTASIFFTIQTYMHRGFEEEAVKNIGIMKKVVDHTINESLDTTLQEAQLIAKEEVLINAIENGSHDTTLALLRDFMKDVGADFATLTDANGIVLARGHSDKSGDSAAGQDTVRSALKGESSVGIIEGNVIPFTMRGTAPVMHQGRVIGTISIGESLASEHFVDNIKKFTDLEVTVFKGNTRFMTTISQNGRRAIGTPMDNPKVLHTVFDNGELYLDQLNVLGTQYQGAYWPILNTKGDTIGMWAIAAPMNVIIATEQSVTSSSLIVIGILVPLVLLLGWIMARSISRPLTATTSFASAVAEGDLSKTLDVRTNDEIGTLAEALRTMVVALKSKIQEAQEESRHAEEETQKAHLAMQKAEEAQRQADMAKREGMLQAAGNLEGIAVSLSSASEQLSAQIEQSSNGSRIQSQRTGETAAAMEQMNASVLEVARSAGQAASTAKEARENALSGTQAMDSVLKAIAEVRAQSQELEAGMNVLGTSAEKIGAIMDVISDIADQTNLLALNAAIEAARAGDAGRGFAVVADEVRKLAEKTMHATKEVGQTISGIQQGTRHNMAQLSDTVVQFGNVADKAQNAGAALSTIVSLVDNVSDQVNGIATACEEQSAASEQINRAVEEVNTISGETNSAMNQSAQAVVELASQAQHLKGIIEQIQQENS, from the coding sequence ATGAAACTTACAATCGGTCAAAAACTGTTGGCACTGGTTCTGGGCAGCACCATTGTCGTAACAGCCTCTATTTTCTTCACAATCCAGACATATATGCATAGAGGGTTTGAAGAAGAGGCGGTCAAGAACATTGGTATAATGAAAAAGGTGGTTGACCACACCATCAACGAATCTCTTGATACAACGCTGCAAGAAGCACAGTTGATTGCAAAGGAAGAAGTTCTCATTAACGCAATCGAAAATGGCTCTCACGATACAACGCTGGCACTTCTGCGTGACTTCATGAAGGATGTCGGCGCTGATTTTGCCACCCTCACCGATGCAAACGGCATTGTCCTCGCCCGCGGGCATTCGGACAAATCCGGAGACTCCGCCGCGGGGCAGGATACCGTGCGCAGCGCCCTTAAGGGCGAAAGCTCCGTCGGCATCATAGAGGGCAACGTCATCCCCTTCACCATGCGGGGAACAGCTCCCGTTATGCATCAAGGCAGGGTCATAGGAACCATATCCATAGGCGAATCGCTTGCCTCTGAGCACTTTGTGGACAACATCAAGAAGTTTACCGACCTTGAAGTCACCGTCTTCAAGGGCAACACCCGCTTCATGACCACCATCAGCCAGAACGGCAGACGGGCCATCGGCACCCCCATGGATAACCCCAAGGTGCTGCACACCGTATTCGACAACGGCGAGCTGTATCTTGATCAGCTCAATGTTCTCGGAACACAGTATCAGGGTGCCTACTGGCCCATTCTCAACACCAAGGGCGACACCATCGGCATGTGGGCCATTGCCGCGCCCATGAACGTAATCATCGCCACGGAGCAGTCCGTGACCAGCTCGTCGCTCATCGTCATCGGCATCCTTGTGCCCCTTGTGCTGCTTCTGGGCTGGATCATGGCGCGCAGCATATCCAGGCCGCTTACCGCCACCACCTCGTTCGCCTCGGCCGTTGCGGAAGGCGACCTGAGCAAAACCCTTGATGTACGCACCAACGACGAAATTGGCACCCTTGCGGAAGCCCTGCGCACAATGGTGGTAGCGCTCAAGTCCAAGATACAGGAGGCGCAGGAAGAATCGCGCCATGCGGAAGAGGAAACCCAGAAGGCACACCTTGCCATGCAGAAGGCCGAAGAAGCACAGCGTCAGGCCGATATGGCCAAGCGCGAAGGCATGCTGCAGGCAGCAGGCAACCTTGAGGGCATAGCGGTTTCGCTTTCGTCCGCATCCGAACAGCTTTCTGCCCAGATAGAGCAGTCGTCAAACGGCAGCAGAATACAGAGCCAGCGCACAGGCGAAACCGCCGCAGCCATGGAGCAAATGAACGCATCCGTGCTGGAGGTGGCCCGCAGCGCAGGTCAGGCGGCCAGCACAGCCAAGGAAGCGCGAGAGAACGCCCTGAGCGGCACGCAGGCCATGGATTCCGTGCTTAAGGCCATTGCCGAGGTGCGCGCCCAGTCGCAGGAACTGGAAGCAGGCATGAATGTGCTCGGCACCAGTGCGGAGAAAATCGGCGCCATCATGGACGTGATCTCCGACATTGCCGACCAGACCAACCTGCTCGCCCTGAACGCCGCCATTGAAGCGGCCCGCGCAGGCGATGCCGGTCGCGGATTCGCCGTGGTTGCGGACGAAGTGCGCAAGCTGGCGGAAAAGACCATGCACGCCACCAAGGAAGTGGGACAGACCATTTCCGGCATCCAGCAGGGAACCCGCCACAACATGGCCCAGCTTTCCGACACCGTGGTGCAGTTCGGCAACGTGGCGGACAAGGCCCAGAACGCCGGAGCCGCCCTTTCCACCATTGTCTCGCTTGTGGACAATGTCTCCGATCAGGTGAACGGCATTGCCACCGCCTGCGAAGAACAGTCTGCCGCATCCGAGCAGATCAACCGCGCAGTGGAAGAGGTGAACACCATCTCCGGCGAAACCAACAGCGCCATGAACCAGTCCGCTCAGGCCGTTGTGGAGCTTGCCTCGCAGGCACAGCACCTCAAGGGCATCATCGAGCAGATACAGCAGGAAAACAGCTAG
- a CDS encoding LysR family transcriptional regulator — MLEIDLLRCFVAVVDCGGFTHAGSRIGLSQSAVSQRIRRLEERIGARLFVRTTRAFELSAEGEILLGYARRIADLHEEALERLKAPRMKGTLRVGFVDYFGPDVLPETIRRFSRTYPDVHLEMHAGMGMDLRPLYDNGQLDLLISGDDGSGTGRLVARDALVWACGQDYAAALPCAGAERIPLVALPQPCVFRITAMEALDALQAGWEVVFTGTGMASVLAALRAGLGISVLPASAVAPGLKVLDAEAGFPALPDFATYVYSSGGVAEELKELFIACLEQQFAPLCRL; from the coding sequence ATGCTGGAAATAGATCTGCTCCGTTGTTTTGTGGCTGTTGTGGACTGTGGCGGGTTCACACATGCGGGCAGCCGCATCGGTCTCAGCCAGTCTGCCGTGAGCCAGCGTATACGCAGGCTGGAAGAGCGGATAGGGGCGCGTCTTTTCGTGCGCACCACCCGTGCCTTTGAGCTGAGTGCGGAAGGGGAGATACTTTTAGGCTATGCGCGCCGCATTGCCGACCTGCACGAAGAAGCGCTTGAGCGGCTCAAGGCCCCGCGCATGAAGGGAACATTGCGTGTGGGATTTGTGGACTATTTCGGGCCGGATGTGCTGCCGGAGACCATCCGCAGGTTTTCGCGCACCTACCCTGATGTGCACCTTGAAATGCATGCGGGAATGGGCATGGACCTGCGACCGCTCTATGACAACGGGCAGCTTGATCTGCTCATCTCCGGTGACGATGGCTCCGGTACTGGGCGTCTGGTGGCGCGCGATGCGCTGGTGTGGGCCTGTGGTCAGGACTATGCGGCTGCCCTGCCGTGTGCAGGTGCAGAGAGAATCCCCCTTGTGGCCTTGCCGCAGCCCTGCGTGTTCCGCATAACGGCCATGGAGGCGCTGGATGCCTTGCAGGCAGGCTGGGAGGTAGTGTTCACAGGCACAGGCATGGCCAGTGTGCTGGCAGCGCTGCGGGCAGGGCTTGGTATTTCCGTGCTGCCTGCCAGTGCCGTTGCACCGGGGCTGAAGGTGCTGGATGCGGAGGCAGGATTCCCCGCCCTGCCGGACTTTGCCACCTATGTGTATTCATCCGGCGGAGTGGCAGAGGAATTGAAGGAATTGTTTATTGCCTGTCTTGAGCAGCAGTTTGCGCCGCTGTGCAGGTTGTAA